Part of the Mycobacteriales bacterium genome is shown below.
ACCGCGCCGATAGACCATGAGCGACCGGTTGAAGGTGATCACCACCTTGCCTTCGGCGGTGTAACCCGTGCTGTGGACGGTCACGATGCCGACGTCGGGCCGGCTGCCCGACGCGCGCGCGGCGACGACCTCGGATGCGGAGTAGACCGTCTCGCCCTCGAACAACGGGTTCGGCAACCGGACGTCGTCCCAGCCGAGGTTCGCGAACACGTTCTGGGAGACGTCGAGGACGGACTGTCCGGTGACGAGAGCAAGCGTGAAAGCCGAGTTGACGAGTGGCCGCCCGTAGTGCGTCTGGCTCGCGTAGTGCGCGTCGACGTGAACTCGCGCGGTGTTCTGGGTCAGCAACGAGAACCACGAGTTGTCCGTCGCGGTGACCGTGCGCCCGAACGGATGGCGATAGACGTCGCCGACCTCGAAGTCCTCGAAGTAGCGGCCCTCCCAGCCGGTGGGTTGGGTCATCGGATCGCTCCTGCTGCCGCTTCGGCGGGCGACATGAGGCTCGCGAAGCGCGCCGCGTCGATGTTGCCGCCGGAGATCACCACGCCGATGCGACCGCACGCCTCGATCCGGCCGTTCAGAAGGGCGGCGACGCCCACCGCGCCGCTCGGCTCCACGACCAGCTTCATCCGCTCGAACAGGAACCTCATCGCGTCGGCGATCTCCGCGTCGCTCACGACGACCACCCCGTCGACGAGCTCGCGGTTGATCGCGAAGGTCAACACTCCGGGCTGCTCCGCTGCCAACCCGTCGGCGATCGTGTGCGGTACGTCGATCCGCACGCGCTCGCCGGCCCGCATCGACTGCTCGTGGTCGTTGCCCGCTTCGGGCTCGACGCCGATGACGCGCGTCGCGGGCACTCGGCCCTTGACCGCGGTCGAGACGCCGGCCATCAGGCCGCCGCCACCCAGCGGGCCCACCACGGCGTCGAGCGGACCGGCCTGCTCGACCAGCTCGAGCCCGACCGTGCCCTGACCGGCCATGACATCCGGATGGTCGTACGGCGGGACGATGGTGAGCCCGCGCTCGGCCGCAAGCGCCTCACCCAGCGCGGTGCGGTCCGCGGTGTAACGGTCGTAGCTGACCACTTCCGCGCCGTACCCTTCGACAGCCCGGCGCTTGCCTTCCGGCGTGTCGAGCGGCATCAGGACCGTGGCGGTTGTACCGAACTCGCGGGCCGCGATGGCCACCGCCTGGCCGTGGTTGCCGGAGGAGTAGGTGGCAATCCCGCGCGCCCGCAGATCGGCGGGCAGGGCGCACACCGCGTTATAAGCGCCACGGAACTTGAAGGCGCCACCTCGCTGGAAGCTCTCGCACTTCAGGTAAACCTGAGCGCCAACGGCTTCGTCGAGCGTGGTCGATGTCAACACGGGTGTCCGGTGGGCGTGACCGCGCAGCCGCTCGGCTG
Proteins encoded:
- a CDS encoding MaoC family dehydratase, encoding MTQPTGWEGRYFEDFEVGDVYRHPFGRTVTATDNSWFSLLTQNTARVHVDAHYASQTHYGRPLVNSAFTLALVTGQSVLDVSQNVFANLGWDDVRLPNPLFEGETVYSASEVVAARASGSRPDVGIVTVHSTGYTAEGKVVITFNRSLMVYRRG
- a CDS encoding pyridoxal-phosphate dependent enzyme: MSDRLSLADVEAAAERLRGHAHRTPVLTSTTLDEAVGAQVYLKCESFQRGGAFKFRGAYNAVCALPADLRARGIATYSSGNHGQAVAIAAREFGTTATVLMPLDTPEGKRRAVEGYGAEVVSYDRYTADRTALGEALAAERGLTIVPPYDHPDVMAGQGTVGLELVEQAGPLDAVVGPLGGGGLMAGVSTAVKGRVPATRVIGVEPEAGNDHEQSMRAGERVRIDVPHTIADGLAAEQPGVLTFAINRELVDGVVVVSDAEIADAMRFLFERMKLVVEPSGAVGVAALLNGRIEACGRIGVVISGGNIDAARFASLMSPAEAAAGAIR